The Candidatus Poribacteria bacterium sequence CGAGCGCGGCACCGAAGAAGCAGAGCCAGAGCGTCAAGTGTTGCAGCATTATATCGCTCCACAACAGACTGGTGCTGAACACGTAACGCAGGACAATTTTGAGTATCGCAAGCCCGAGCATCATGGCGACAATGAGACACAACGCGCCGGTCTCGACTTTACCGAGGAAAGTATTAGCGTTTTGCAGGAAAGCATTACCCGTACTTTCTTTTCGTATCGGCATCTATTTCTCCGGGGCTAACACCTGAATTCCAGCGGAAGGTAGAACAGCGACTTTCGCCTGAGATGGCAGTCTCTCGGCGAACAGCGCGATCAACTGATCAAGATCTCTAAAGAGGAGGTCCCCCGGATGTTTTTTGTAAAAATCATCGACTAAAAAGTGTTCTGACCAGACGTGCAGTTGGTCTTGCGTTCCGAGTTGTGCGGGTGGGAGTTCAGATTGCGCCCGCTCCGCCCGCTGTTGTAAGAAGCGTGCGAAATCAATCTCCTCAAACAGTCCATGGTAGCAGATACCGTCTGATGCGGGGTTGAGTGCCATTTTATACGCTTTTTCAAAATAACGCGTCGCCCACAACGCTTTACCCGTTTGGATCGGATCGCTGTCAAGTGGGTAGCAGTTGAGTACAACTAAATCGGTCTCTTTTCGACTCGCTTCCGGTATCTCTGTGCCGTAAGTGTCTAAAGCGAAGTGCGCCCCTTTACGGTGCGCCTGCACAAAATCACCTACGAACAGTCCACAGATTTCACGGCGGCTGTTGAGTACCGTGTTGACAATCACATCAAGCCCGAGGACACCCGCTACTTCCTCAGCGAAATCTCGATGATCCGGTTCACTCCCCTTTCTTTCAATAACGGCGTGTCCGCGTCCGGGTGAGAACGTATGGAAATAAAACATTGTGGCGAAACCTGCGATTCCCGGCACGACCAATTTCGCGCCGCCACCGAAACCGACGGATCCGTGTGGATAAATACCACCAAGACAGATTTTGAAATCCGCATCCGCAATGACACGATTGAGATAGATAGGCATCCCGTTACTAAGATTTCCCAGCGCACGCAGATCGCCGCTCATGAAATCGTGACTCGTTGCTTCATATTCAGCGGCGACAGTCGCACCAATCTTCTTCGCAACCTCTTCATCAGTGAGAGGTCGGTGAGAACCACCACCGACAACGAATCGGATTGCGGACTTCGGGACACCTGCTGTGGCTAACTCACGCAGAAGCATAGGGATAACCTTCGCTGCAGGTGTCGGACGGCTCAAGTCATCAACGACGATAGCAGCACTCTTTTTCCCTTTCGCGAGTTCCGATATACGAGGTGTGCCGATCGGTTCAGCAAATGCCTGTTCAATTTGTGTATCCGAAAGCACGGGCGCGTCTTTGGGGCCGAGTACCTCCACCTCCCAACCGGTCGGAAAATTCAAAGTCAGTTCTTCATCTCCATACCAAGCACTGGAGTAGACTGTAGCAGTGTTATTCATAATCGTCCTCTATCTTATAGAAAGGTTTTTAACCCCGATGTTGTTCCCCTAATATCTGAATTCCGGCTGCTGGCAGAACACCGACGCGTGCGTGTTTTGGAAGTTTCTCTGCAAAGAGCTGAATCACTTGTTCAAGGTTGCGAAAGAGGCGTGCAGCTGGGTATTCTTTGTAGAATTCATCTGCGCCAAAGTACTCAGACCAGACGTGTAGTTGGTTGCGGGGTCCGATTTGCGGCACTGGTGGTTCCATCGGAATCTGTTCCGCGCGCTGCTGGAGATAGCGCGGATAATCAAGTCTATCGTACAGACCGTGGTAGCAGCTGCCATCACTGGCAGGATAGAGTGCCAATGTATAGGCGTTCTGAAAATAACTAAAGGCTGCCAGTGCCTTATCCAGTTGGATTGCATCAGAATCGAGTGGATAGCAGTTCGCCACAATCAAATTAGTCGCTTTTTCACTCGTTTCGGATATCGGTGTACTATAAGTCTCCAAAGCGAAACGCGCACCCGCACGATGCGCTTTTACAAAGTCCCCTAAGAACACGCCAGAGATCTCACGATGGGTATTCAGCGTCATGTTTACAATGGCATCAAGTCCAAGAATTTTTGCTGCCAGCTCAGCACAAGCGCGTCGGTCAGGTTCATCGCCTTCTTCCCCCTCAATAATTCCTGGACCGCGGCTTGATGAATAGGTATGAAAGTAAAATATTGTCGCGAATCCTGAGACACCAGGTACAATCAACTTTGCCCCCCCAGTAAAACCGACAGAACTGTGCGGATAAATACCACCGACACAGATTTTAAAATCCGCATCTGCAACAATACGGTTAATATAGATAGGCATCCCATTATCAAGGCTACCGAGGGCACGTAGATCACCGCTCAGGAAATCATGGTTCGTCGCTTCATATTCAGCCGCTACATCTGTCCCAATTTTTGTCGCGATCTCTTGATCGGTCAACGGACGGTGGGAGCCGGGCCCAACAACAAATCGGATCTCGGATTTCGGGACACCTGCCGATGCCAACTCACGTAGGATAAACGGGATAACTCTCGCGGCAGGGGTCGGACGGCTCAGATCATCAACAACAATAGCGGCACTCTTTTTCCCCTTCGCGAGTTCTGCTATACGCGGGGTACCAATCGGCTCAGCAAATGCCTTTTCAATTTGCGCATCAGAAAGGGCAGGCGCGTCTTTCGGACCTAATACCTCAACTTCCCAATCGATCGGAAAATTCAGCGTCAGTTCCTCATCCCCGTACCAAGCACGGGAACGAACTTTAGCTGTGTTGTTCATTGCTCTTCTTCTCCTTTCATATTTTCATTTCGGATTGATAGGAGAGCACCGCTGCGATGAATTCACGAAAAAGCGGATGTGGCGCAAGCGGCTTGGATTGAAATTCGGGGTGGAATTGTGAACCTACCATCCATGGATGATCCGTTACCTCAGCGATTTCGACGAGACTTTCGTCCGGCGACAACCCGCTGAAACAGAGTCCCGCCGATTCTAATTGCGATCGGTATAGGTTATTTAACTCATAGCGATGACGGTGACGCTCCAAAATAATAGGTTGCTGATAAGCGTCATAACTTTTAGTATTTTCTTTAAGTACACACGGATAATGTCCGAGTCGCATTGTTGCGCCGAGGTCGGCTATTGAACGCTGTTCATGCATTAAATCTATAACCGGATAGAGTGTATTCTCGTCTACTTCTGTGGTATTTGCATTTTTTAGTTTCGCAACGTGCCGGGCAAACTCAATTACAAGACACTGCATGCCGAGACATAATCCCAAATACGGGATTTTATTTTCACGGGCGTATCGTGCAGCAACCAACATCCCTTCAATACCGCGATAACCGAACCCACCCGGTACGAGTATCCCATCAGCATTCTCAAAAACAGCGTCAAGGTTCGGATGTTCCGTGAGCGACTCCGCCTCTATCCACTCAATGTCGACCGAGGTTTCGTTAGCGATTCCACCATGTTTGAGAGCTTCCTGAACACTGATATAAGCATCGTTGCCGGTCGTGTATTTTCCAACAATCGCAATTCGGGCTTTCCGTTTCGGGTTTTTTAATTTTTCGACCATCGCGCACCATTCGGCATCCATCGGCGCGCGTGTCTCAAGTCCAAGCCTCTTTAAAACGAGATGTCCCATCCCTTGTCGTTCAAAATTAAGAGGTATTTCATCAACACACTTTGTGTCCAATCCCTCGAAAATGCATTCTTCAGTAATACCACAAAGAAGGGCAATTTTCCGACGGAAAGCTTCATCCAGCATTTGGCTGGTGCGACAAAGTAGGACATCTGGCAGTACCCCCAACTCTTGGAGTTTGCGGATGCTATGCTGTGTCGGTTTACTCTTGCTCTCGCCATTGGGTAAGGTATAAATGAGTGACACATGGAGGAACATTGTATCCTCGCGTCCGACCTCGACTGCCATTTGTCGGATGGCTTCAACGAAAGGTGGCATTTCAAAATCGCCGATAGTTCCGCCTATTTCCGTAATAACGATTTCAGCTTCGTTATCCTCACCGATCTGGTAGATGCGTCGCTTGATCTCATCCGTAATGTGCGGAATCAGCTGCACGGTTTCACCGAGATAGTCGCCCCGTCGTTCCTTCTCAATTACTTCCTTATAGACAGAACCGGTGGTAAAGTTAGAATATTTGTTCAGATCTATACCGAGAAACCGCTCATAATTGCCTAAGTCAAGATCGGTTTCCGCACCATCACGGGTGACGAAAACTTCACCATGTTGGAATGGATTCATCACACCCGCATCAACGTTAAGGTATGGATCAATTTTGACGACAATCACCTTAAACCCGCGATTGATAAGCAACCTGCCGAGAGATGCGGTCGTAATGCCTTTACCGATGCCTGAGATAACGCCGCCCGTCACGAAAATGTATTTTGTCATGAAAGTATCCTATGAAGCCTCCAAAATCTGTTTGACCCGTTCCAAGTCGGCAGGAACATCAACCCCAATAAGCGGAGTGTCAGTTTCGACGACATGAATAGGGATACCGTTCTCCAAGAAGCGTAACTGCTCTAAACCCTCCGCCAGTTCGTAGGGGGTTCTGCTCCACTTCGTGAAAGCGAGGAGTTGTTCCCGTCGGTAAGCGTACAACCCGACATGCCGATATATAGGGAATTTATGTAACGCCGTCTCAGGGACGCTACCGGGCATAGATGCACGTGAAAAATATAACGCATCGCCGTGAAGATCTGTGACGACTTTCACGACGTTAACATCCCGATAATCTACAATGGTTTTAACTCGCTGTTTTAGCGTACAAACCTGGATCTCTGGTTTGTCAAGGATAGGTCGCAGCATCAGGTCTATTTGCGCAGGTTTAAGTAACGGTTCATCTCCCTGAATGTTGGCGATAATATCACACGCTAAGTGTTCCGCGACAACAGCGACGCGTTCGGTCCCAGTTTCACACGCACCTGTCATCTCAACGTTTCCACCGAATCCGGCTACCACGTCGTAAATCCGGCGATCGTCCGTTGCGACAATCACTTCATCCAGCGTTTCTGCGCGACAAGCACTTTCATAGACATGCTGCACCATCGGCTTTCCAAGGAGATCCACTAATGGCTTGCCCTCAAAACGGCTTGAGGCATAGCGAGCCGGAATAATTCCTACACTTTGCAACCTTAGCCCCCGTTCGACACCTTAAATTTCCCATCCATATTTTAAATCAGTCTACCGCAAAATGAAGTTAAAATCAAGAAAATTTTGATTTCCATTGCACACCCGAATAGAAAAGTGGTAAACTTTTAATACGAGAAGTCGTTTGAAAAAAAATGAACGAACAATTCATCAAAGTCAAAGGAGATTTTAAAATGAAACGCAATTTAATATCTTTAACATCGAATTGTAGGTTAGTCCCGTATCTGGTATGCTTACTTCTGATAGGCGCGCTCTGTTTACATACGACAGAATTCGCGTCGGCGGAGGCCTTAGATCCGGATTTAGTACTGTATTTCGATTATGAAGACTTCAAGGGAGACACTGTCCTTGAAAAATCCGGACGCGGTTACGACGGCGCGATCAACGGAAAGGTCACACAGTCTAATGACGGGAAGTTTGGCAAAGCCGCCCATTTCGTTACTGGCAGCTTCCTTGACTTAGACGGTCCCAATATCGACCCTGATGATATCCCTACCGAAGGCATGAGTATCGTCGCGTGGCTCAACGTTGAAGCCATCGCAGATATGGCGATTTTCAATGCCCGTGCTGGCGACAACACATGGCTTGTACATCCAGAAGCACGTGGGAGTGGCAAGTATCGTTGGCTCAATCGTAGCCCCGGTGGGGCAACTATCTTTGATATTCGGGCTGGCGATAACAAAGCCAATGAATGGCAGCATTACGCTGGAACGTTCAGCCGAGCAGACGGATTAGCTGTTCTCTACATCAACGGAAAAAACGTTATGGAAGAAAAAGCTCGCGTCGGTACACCTATTGCCGGAGATTGGGATTCTGGTGCTCGCGTCGGCTATAACATTGACGACAACCGACCCTTCGCTGGACTCATGGATGACCTGAACGTCTGGAAGCGCGGCTTGACTGAAGAAGAAGTCAATACCATTATGAACGAAGGCGTTGACGCGTTTCTCGCTGTGGAAGCACGCGGTAAACTGGCGACGACCTGGGGAAAACTTAAGGCATCAAAATAAACGGATGATTCATATTAAAGGAGTACCCCAAACTAATGAAACGAAACCTTATACTAACCGCTTATCTGATGTGCTTACTTCTGATCAGTGCGCTCTGTATGCTTATAGCAGAAATTCAGGAAGCATCCGCTCAGATTTTAGATCCGGATTTGGTACTGTATTTCGACTATGAAGACTTTGATGGAAATACCGTCATTGAAAAGTCTGGACGTGGCTACGATGGCGAGATTAATGGAGATGTTACACAGTCTAATGATGGAAAGATCGGGAAAGCCGCCCATTTCGCATCCGGCAGTTTTCTGGATTTAGATGGTCCCAATGTTAAGGCTGAAGACATCCCTACCGAAGGTATGAGTATTCTCGCGTGGCTCAACGTTGAAGCCGTTTCAGATATGGCGATTTTCAACGCCCGCGCAGGCGATAATACATGGCTTGTCCACCCAGAAGCGCGCGGGGGCGGAAATTATCGCTGGCTCAATCGGAGTCCCGGTGGTACAACGATATTCGACATTCGTGGTGGCGAAAACAAGGCGAATGAATGGATACATTACGGCGGCACATTCAGTCGGGCAGATGGGTTAGCGGTACTTTACATCAACGGTGAAAAAGCCGGTGAAGAAGCAGCTCGCGTCGGTACGCCTATCGCAGGCGATTGGGATCAGGGGGCACGTGTCGGCTATAACATTGACAATAACCGTCCGTTCACCGGACTGATGGACGACCTCAATATCTGGAAACGCGGTTTGTCAGCGGAAGAGGTCAATAACATCATGAATAACGGGCTTAGCGCAGTGCTCACTGCAGTAGAAGCACAAGATAAACTCGCAACTACTTGGGGCAGGCTTAAAGCACATTAACGAAAGTGGGAAGGATTCAAACCATTTTCCGGTAGGCGTGCTGGTGAAGCGCGCCTATCAAATTTGCCTAAATATTAAAAAAAGAGGACACATGGCTAACCGACCCAATATACTCTGGATTTGTAGCGATCAACAGCGGTTTGATTCGTTAGGTTGTTACGGAAATCCATTTGTTGAGACACCGAATTTGGACCGGTTGGCACAAGAAGGCGTTCTTTTTCAACACGCCTACTCGCAAAGTCCGGTCTGCACACCGAGCAGAGCCAGTTTTCTCACCGGACGCTACCCACGTACAACACGATGTAGGCAAAATGGACAAGCAATCCCACCCGACGAAGTGTTGGTGACGAAGTTACTCCGCGATGCTGGATACGTCTGCGGTTTATCCGGAAAATTACACCTCGCACCTTGTAATCCACGCGTCTGCAAAGGGACAGAAGAACGGATTGATGATGGCTATGATCAATTCTTTTGGTCACACGATCCGAGCGATGCTTGGTTCACGCACGACTATATCCAATGGCTACGCGATAAAGGTCTCTGCCGAGACAGTAAACCGTTTCAAGAATCGAAATATGTCCAAGTGATTCCGTCAGAGGAACACAGCCAAACGACATGGTCCATCGAGCGTGCAATGTCGTTTATCGGAAGTGCTGAACGTTTTAAGCAGCCCTGGCTTTTCTCGGTGAATATGTTTGACCCGCACCACGCATTTGACCCACCAGTAGCAGCATTGGAACGATATCGCGATATACTTGATGATATTCCGCTGCCTAACTATGTTGAAGGCGAACTCGACAATAAACCGATCTGGCAACAGGTTGATCATGCCGGTGCTTATGGCAATAGGTCTGGATACCCTTATGCCGAAATGAGCGACACAGATCATCAGTGGGTCCGGGCTGCATATTGGGCGATGATTGATGTCATCGACGCGCAAGTTGGACGCTTGCTGGACTTTTTGCAAGAAACCGGACAGCGCGAAAACACGATTGTTATCTTCACATCCGACCACGGCGAGATGCTCGGTGACCACGGTATTTATCTAAAGGGACCCTACTTTTATGAACCTGCTGTCCGTGTGCCACTGATTATTTCTGGACCGGGAATGCTGAACAACGGCGCACGTTCGGACGCACTTGTGGAATTAGTAGACTTGGCACCGACACTGCTTGAGGCAAGCGATATGGAACCTTATGCCGGTATGCAAGGACAGAGTCTATTGCCGCTGTTGATGGGCAAAAAAGCGTTAAATACACACCGCGATGATGTCTATTGCGAGTATTATAACGCCATGGGATGGCACCGCGAACCTGCCGCGCATGCTACTATGGTGCGAAGCAAACAGCATAAAATCGTCGTCGCCCACGGAACCGGTGGCGGAGAACTCTACGACCTTCACTTGGACCCACAAGAAACAGACAATCTTTGGGATTCCTCTGATCACACGGCTATCAGGCTGGAAATGCAGGAACGGGTTATGGATCGGATGGCTTGGACGGTGGATCCGCTTCCGAAGCGTCAGGCTCCGTGGTAATCTCTGAAACCGAAAACGCGTTGAGTAACTCGGTGCGATAATCGTCTTGTGAGAGTAGTTCTTTATTGGCGCGGAGACTCGCTTCATGGAACCGATAGTCATTTTTGCCGCGTCGATAGTAACACTGCAGGTGTTCAGCGTCAACTGCCCATTTGAGGGCGGCTGGTGAGATATCAAGCATCGCCGCCGCTTCCTTGATATCATACTCAACCACGGCATTGCGTATCTGCATCTTTTTTCCCCAGGTCGGTAGGTGCGGTTTGATGAAGTTTAAGAAAATGGATCGGTAATTCTACATTTTCCCAGGCCCGGTAGGGGCGGTTTCCTAACCGCACCGGGCTTCGCCAAGAAATTACCGAATTAATAAATTAATCTTCATGCAACCGCACTGGACTTTCACAACAAATTACCGAATTAATTTTTTAATCTTCATCTCACGAAATTATAAAAGATACAACGTCATAGGTCAAGCGGAATTTCATAATGCAGTATCGGTATGTCAGTTACATCTTCGCGAGAGGCTTTAAACCGTGGTTTATATGTATTACGGTTTTCTGCACTTTCATGACAGGATTAGAAACGAATGCTGAAAATTTCCTGTCACGCTGGGACCAAACACTTTTTGACCGTATCTACGATTCACCACCACGTCAAGAGCCGATATGGACAGGCATGAAAGGCATCTCAAGGCTCGGAGATTACCGAGGTGTGATGGGTGCCTCAATCCTCCTATTTTCTTATGGAAATGAATCCCATCGGGAAACTGGAAAACTTTTGTCTTCGGCATACATGGGAGCGGGGATCATAACCTTTGGGATGAAAAGATTGGTCGGCAGGAAACGACCTCTTGATGAAACACTCGGGAACCCAGCGATGCCATCAGGGCATGCATCCATTACGTTCAGTGTTGCGACAATTTTAGGGTATCGGTATCCGAAATGGCGAATTCCACTCTATATCGGCGCAGGTCTCGTTAGTTTCTCACGTGTCTA is a genomic window containing:
- a CDS encoding lactate racemase domain-containing protein, which gives rise to MNNTATVYSSAWYGDEELTLNFPTGWEVEVLGPKDAPVLSDTQIEQAFAEPIGTPRISELAKGKKSAAIVVDDLSRPTPAAKVIPMLLRELATAGVPKSAIRFVVGGGSHRPLTDEEVAKKIGATVAAEYEATSHDFMSGDLRALGNLSNGMPIYLNRVIADADFKICLGGIYPHGSVGFGGGAKLVVPGIAGFATMFYFHTFSPGRGHAVIERKGSEPDHRDFAEEVAGVLGLDVIVNTVLNSRREICGLFVGDFVQAHRKGAHFALDTYGTEIPEASRKETDLVVLNCYPLDSDPIQTGKALWATRYFEKAYKMALNPASDGICYHGLFEEIDFARFLQQRAERAQSELPPAQLGTQDQLHVWSEHFLVDDFYKKHPGDLLFRDLDQLIALFAERLPSQAKVAVLPSAGIQVLAPEK
- a CDS encoding lactate racemase domain-containing protein — translated: MNNTAKVRSRAWYGDEELTLNFPIDWEVEVLGPKDAPALSDAQIEKAFAEPIGTPRIAELAKGKKSAAIVVDDLSRPTPAARVIPFILRELASAGVPKSEIRFVVGPGSHRPLTDQEIATKIGTDVAAEYEATNHDFLSGDLRALGSLDNGMPIYINRIVADADFKICVGGIYPHSSVGFTGGAKLIVPGVSGFATIFYFHTYSSSRGPGIIEGEEGDEPDRRACAELAAKILGLDAIVNMTLNTHREISGVFLGDFVKAHRAGARFALETYSTPISETSEKATNLIVANCYPLDSDAIQLDKALAAFSYFQNAYTLALYPASDGSCYHGLYDRLDYPRYLQQRAEQIPMEPPVPQIGPRNQLHVWSEYFGADEFYKEYPAARLFRNLEQVIQLFAEKLPKHARVGVLPAAGIQILGEQHRG
- a CDS encoding CTP synthase: MTKYIFVTGGVISGIGKGITTASLGRLLINRGFKVIVVKIDPYLNVDAGVMNPFQHGEVFVTRDGAETDLDLGNYERFLGIDLNKYSNFTTGSVYKEVIEKERRGDYLGETVQLIPHITDEIKRRIYQIGEDNEAEIVITEIGGTIGDFEMPPFVEAIRQMAVEVGREDTMFLHVSLIYTLPNGESKSKPTQHSIRKLQELGVLPDVLLCRTSQMLDEAFRRKIALLCGITEECIFEGLDTKCVDEIPLNFERQGMGHLVLKRLGLETRAPMDAEWCAMVEKLKNPKRKARIAIVGKYTTGNDAYISVQEALKHGGIANETSVDIEWIEAESLTEHPNLDAVFENADGILVPGGFGYRGIEGMLVAARYARENKIPYLGLCLGMQCLVIEFARHVAKLKNANTTEVDENTLYPVIDLMHEQRSIADLGATMRLGHYPCVLKENTKSYDAYQQPIILERHRHRYELNNLYRSQLESAGLCFSGLSPDESLVEIAEVTDHPWMVGSQFHPEFQSKPLAPHPLFREFIAAVLSYQSEMKI
- the kdsB gene encoding 3-deoxy-manno-octulosonate cytidylyltransferase, giving the protein MQSVGIIPARYASSRFEGKPLVDLLGKPMVQHVYESACRAETLDEVIVATDDRRIYDVVAGFGGNVEMTGACETGTERVAVVAEHLACDIIANIQGDEPLLKPAQIDLMLRPILDKPEIQVCTLKQRVKTIVDYRDVNVVKVVTDLHGDALYFSRASMPGSVPETALHKFPIYRHVGLYAYRREQLLAFTKWSRTPYELAEGLEQLRFLENGIPIHVVETDTPLIGVDVPADLERVKQILEAS
- a CDS encoding LamG domain-containing protein — protein: MKRNLISLTSNCRLVPYLVCLLLIGALCLHTTEFASAEALDPDLVLYFDYEDFKGDTVLEKSGRGYDGAINGKVTQSNDGKFGKAAHFVTGSFLDLDGPNIDPDDIPTEGMSIVAWLNVEAIADMAIFNARAGDNTWLVHPEARGSGKYRWLNRSPGGATIFDIRAGDNKANEWQHYAGTFSRADGLAVLYINGKNVMEEKARVGTPIAGDWDSGARVGYNIDDNRPFAGLMDDLNVWKRGLTEEEVNTIMNEGVDAFLAVEARGKLATTWGKLKASK
- a CDS encoding LamG domain-containing protein, which translates into the protein MKRNLILTAYLMCLLLISALCMLIAEIQEASAQILDPDLVLYFDYEDFDGNTVIEKSGRGYDGEINGDVTQSNDGKIGKAAHFASGSFLDLDGPNVKAEDIPTEGMSILAWLNVEAVSDMAIFNARAGDNTWLVHPEARGGGNYRWLNRSPGGTTIFDIRGGENKANEWIHYGGTFSRADGLAVLYINGEKAGEEAARVGTPIAGDWDQGARVGYNIDNNRPFTGLMDDLNIWKRGLSAEEVNNIMNNGLSAVLTAVEAQDKLATTWGRLKAH
- a CDS encoding sulfatase-like hydrolase/transferase, which translates into the protein MANRPNILWICSDQQRFDSLGCYGNPFVETPNLDRLAQEGVLFQHAYSQSPVCTPSRASFLTGRYPRTTRCRQNGQAIPPDEVLVTKLLRDAGYVCGLSGKLHLAPCNPRVCKGTEERIDDGYDQFFWSHDPSDAWFTHDYIQWLRDKGLCRDSKPFQESKYVQVIPSEEHSQTTWSIERAMSFIGSAERFKQPWLFSVNMFDPHHAFDPPVAALERYRDILDDIPLPNYVEGELDNKPIWQQVDHAGAYGNRSGYPYAEMSDTDHQWVRAAYWAMIDVIDAQVGRLLDFLQETGQRENTIVIFTSDHGEMLGDHGIYLKGPYFYEPAVRVPLIISGPGMLNNGARSDALVELVDLAPTLLEASDMEPYAGMQGQSLLPLLMGKKALNTHRDDVYCEYYNAMGWHREPAAHATMVRSKQHKIVVAHGTGGGELYDLHLDPQETDNLWDSSDHTAIRLEMQERVMDRMAWTVDPLPKRQAPW
- a CDS encoding helix-turn-helix domain-containing protein, yielding MQIRNAVVEYDIKEAAAMLDISPAALKWAVDAEHLQCYYRRGKNDYRFHEASLRANKELLSQDDYRTELLNAFSVSEITTEPDASEADPPSKPSDP
- a CDS encoding phosphatase PAP2 family protein, whose protein sequence is MQYRYVSYIFARGFKPWFICITVFCTFMTGLETNAENFLSRWDQTLFDRIYDSPPRQEPIWTGMKGISRLGDYRGVMGASILLFSYGNESHRETGKLLSSAYMGAGIITFGMKRLVGRKRPLDETLGNPAMPSGHASITFSVATILGYRYPKWRIPLYIGAGLVSFSRVYLGRHYTSDVVVGAAIGTATGMLVWHNRTTLLKWEF